In the Fibrobacter sp. UWB5 genome, one interval contains:
- a CDS encoding helix-turn-helix transcriptional regulator — MNNCSCVKNTKNEVSMDVLFELSEFFKFFGDTTRIRIIHLMLSGEISVNDIAEKLNLEQSVVSHQLRILRTANLVKPRRDGRKMFYSLDDEHIGLIFNTGLTHILHKKGK, encoded by the coding sequence ATGAATAATTGTTCATGTGTTAAAAATACGAAAAACGAAGTCTCGATGGATGTTCTTTTCGAACTTTCGGAGTTTTTCAAGTTCTTTGGCGATACCACGCGTATCCGCATCATCCATTTGATGCTTTCGGGCGAAATTTCGGTGAACGATATTGCCGAAAAGTTGAACCTGGAACAGTCCGTGGTAAGTCACCAGTTGCGCATTCTGCGTACGGCGAACTTGGTCAAGCCGCGTCGCGATGGTCGCAAGATGTTCTATTCGCTGGACGATGAACATATCGGATTGATTTTCAATACGGGTCTCACGCATATTCTGCACAAGAAGGGTAAGTAA
- the ispD gene encoding 2-C-methyl-D-erythritol 4-phosphate cytidylyltransferase → MADMKGNFAAVLPAGGLGKRMGGNIPKQLMVLGGKPVYRYSLETFLSMDEIAEVVMAVPADWKDHFEKEIFGESGNEELRELIRAKMKIVVGGAERWQSVENGVNALTSNAEFVLVHDVARPFISKEIIRDVCETLVTKGSCLVAKPTVDTIKIAKDGCVQQTIDRNTVWMAQTPQAASIALLKKLYGRIAAEPLNFTPTDEASILEYFGESVYIVKGNNLNDKLTTPEDFEIFASRAH, encoded by the coding sequence ATGGCAGACATGAAAGGAAATTTCGCGGCAGTGCTCCCCGCCGGGGGACTCGGCAAGCGCATGGGCGGAAACATTCCCAAGCAGCTTATGGTTTTGGGCGGCAAGCCCGTTTACCGTTACAGCCTCGAGACCTTCCTTTCGATGGATGAAATCGCCGAAGTCGTGATGGCCGTGCCCGCCGACTGGAAAGATCATTTCGAAAAAGAAATCTTTGGTGAAAGCGGAAACGAAGAACTGCGCGAGCTCATCCGTGCCAAGATGAAAATCGTCGTAGGCGGTGCAGAGCGCTGGCAGTCCGTCGAAAACGGCGTAAACGCGCTCACCAGCAATGCCGAATTCGTGCTGGTACACGATGTGGCCCGCCCATTCATCAGCAAAGAAATCATCCGCGACGTTTGCGAAACGCTTGTTACCAAGGGCAGTTGCCTTGTGGCAAAGCCCACTGTCGACACCATCAAGATTGCAAAAGACGGCTGCGTGCAGCAGACCATCGACCGCAACACCGTATGGATGGCACAGACCCCGCAGGCGGCCTCGATTGCCTTACTGAAAAAGCTCTACGGGCGCATTGCCGCAGAGCCTTTAAACTTCACGCCCACCGACGAGGCCAGCATTCTCGAATATTTCGGCGAAAGCGTCTACATCGTGAAGGGCAACAACCTGAACGACAAGCTTACGACTCCCGAAGATTTCGAAATTTTCGCAAGCCGCGCCCACTAA
- a CDS encoding SO_0444 family Cu/Zn efflux transporter produces the protein MPAVLEILEKFVWQFITLFSEMAPFLLLGFLLAGILHVWVPNHLYVPKIAKPNFKSVLWAALFGVPLPICSCGVIPTSIALRKEGASKGASVSFLISTPATGVDSILATYSLLGGPFAILRPVAAFVTAMLGGVFTNLVTKNEPETGVAVIGESHEHEHHHGHHHEHHEGCGCEGDCCSCDHDDDDEHEKKSFAQKVKETFEYGFVNMIGDVSKWLIIGLLLGALIAAFVPDDFFLFLHEYPLLCMLVVLVLAMPMYTCATGSIPLALALVEKGVTPGAALVLLMAGPATSIASMLVVGKAFGKRTLAAYLVSIALGAMFFGFIVDTFLMDTFLASMLPHGSAECHGHGALGVFDYVCAIVFAALIIYAKFAHKGCGCGHCGCGCGDHDCCCEGEDHCECEEHHHHEHHHEHGEGECHCHEHSNEHHHDEHVVETYRVNGMNCSHCKACVEKAVRALDGVISAEADVAKKELRVEWHDEDDINETALKKAVDEAGFEFVGKV, from the coding sequence ATGCCTGCTGTTTTAGAAATTCTGGAAAAGTTTGTTTGGCAATTCATTACGCTGTTTTCGGAGATGGCGCCGTTCCTTTTGCTCGGCTTTTTGCTTGCGGGCATTTTGCATGTGTGGGTGCCGAATCACTTGTATGTGCCAAAGATTGCGAAGCCGAACTTTAAGTCGGTATTGTGGGCGGCCTTGTTCGGGGTTCCGCTTCCGATTTGTAGCTGTGGCGTGATTCCGACTTCGATTGCGCTCCGTAAAGAAGGCGCGAGCAAGGGCGCGAGCGTGAGCTTCTTGATTTCGACGCCTGCGACGGGTGTGGATTCTATTTTGGCAACGTATTCGCTGCTGGGCGGACCGTTTGCGATTTTGCGCCCGGTGGCCGCTTTTGTGACGGCAATGCTTGGCGGCGTGTTTACGAATCTGGTCACGAAAAACGAGCCGGAAACAGGTGTTGCTGTCATTGGCGAATCTCACGAGCATGAGCATCACCACGGACATCATCATGAACACCACGAAGGTTGTGGTTGCGAAGGCGACTGCTGCTCTTGCGACCATGACGATGATGATGAACACGAAAAAAAGTCTTTTGCGCAGAAGGTGAAAGAAACGTTTGAATATGGCTTTGTGAATATGATTGGCGATGTAAGCAAGTGGCTGATTATTGGCCTTTTGCTGGGCGCCTTGATTGCGGCCTTTGTTCCGGATGATTTCTTCTTGTTCTTGCACGAATATCCTCTGCTTTGCATGTTGGTGGTGCTGGTGCTTGCCATGCCTATGTACACTTGCGCGACGGGTTCCATTCCGCTGGCTTTGGCTCTTGTTGAAAAAGGTGTTACGCCGGGGGCAGCCTTGGTGCTGCTGATGGCTGGCCCTGCTACGAGTATTGCTAGCATGCTGGTGGTGGGCAAGGCCTTTGGCAAGCGAACTCTCGCGGCCTATCTCGTTTCGATTGCACTCGGTGCCATGTTCTTTGGCTTTATTGTCGACACGTTCCTGATGGATACGTTCCTTGCCTCGATGCTTCCGCATGGTTCTGCAGAATGTCACGGTCACGGAGCTCTCGGTGTGTTTGACTACGTTTGCGCAATCGTATTTGCTGCGTTGATTATTTATGCGAAGTTTGCGCATAAGGGCTGTGGCTGCGGACATTGCGGCTGCGGTTGTGGCGATCATGATTGCTGCTGCGAAGGTGAAGATCATTGTGAATGCGAAGAACATCACCACCATGAACATCATCATGAACACGGTGAAGGCGAATGCCATTGCCATGAACATTCTAATGAACATCACCATGACGAACATGTTGTGGAAACTTATCGCGTGAATGGCATGAACTGCAGCCATTGCAAGGCTTGCGTCGAGAAGGCGGTAAGGGCTCTAGACGGTGTGATTTCGGCTGAAGCCGATGTCGCGAAAAAGGAACTCCGTGTGGAGTGGCATGACGAAGACGATATAAACGAAACCGCCCTCAAGAAGGCGGTCGATGAAGCCGGATTTGAATTCGTCGGAAAAGTTTAA
- the galE gene encoding UDP-glucose 4-epimerase GalE, with amino-acid sequence MKIAVIGGAGYIGSHTIIELYKAGHSVVAVDNLVNSCDESLRRVGEIVGQEIPFIKADARDAAAMDKIFKENHFDACIHFAGLKAVGESVAKPLEYYENNMNATFVLLNAMRKNGCKNFIFSSSATVYGNPAEIPITEKCPKGAITNPYGQTKSMLEQVLIDVQKADPEWNVVLLRYFNPIGAHPSGKIGEDPNGIPNNLMPYITQTAVGIRKELGVFGNDYDTPDGTGVRDYIHVCDLASGHVSALKAIENKCGLAIYNLGTGHGYSVLDVVHAFEKVNGVKVPYSIKPRRAGDIATCYCTPEKAYKELGWKAQFGIEEMCRDAWNWQKNNPNGYGHH; translated from the coding sequence ATGAAAATTGCAGTTATTGGTGGCGCAGGTTATATTGGCAGCCACACGATTATCGAACTTTATAAGGCAGGCCATTCCGTTGTCGCCGTCGACAACCTGGTTAATTCCTGCGACGAATCGCTCCGCAGAGTCGGCGAAATCGTCGGGCAAGAAATTCCCTTTATCAAGGCGGACGCCCGCGATGCAGCCGCCATGGACAAGATTTTCAAAGAAAACCACTTTGACGCCTGCATTCACTTTGCCGGACTCAAGGCCGTGGGCGAATCGGTCGCCAAGCCGCTGGAATACTACGAAAACAACATGAACGCAACCTTCGTGCTGTTGAACGCCATGCGCAAAAACGGCTGCAAAAATTTCATCTTCTCGTCGTCGGCCACCGTGTACGGTAACCCCGCCGAAATTCCCATTACCGAAAAATGTCCGAAGGGCGCCATCACCAACCCTTACGGTCAGACAAAGTCAATGCTGGAACAGGTACTGATCGACGTGCAGAAGGCAGACCCAGAATGGAACGTGGTGCTGTTGCGTTACTTTAACCCGATTGGTGCACACCCGAGTGGCAAAATCGGCGAAGACCCGAACGGCATTCCAAACAACTTAATGCCTTACATCACGCAGACCGCCGTGGGCATCCGCAAGGAACTCGGCGTGTTCGGCAACGACTACGACACCCCCGATGGAACCGGCGTTCGCGACTACATTCACGTTTGCGACCTCGCCTCGGGCCACGTGAGCGCCCTCAAGGCCATCGAAAACAAGTGCGGACTCGCCATCTACAACCTGGGTACAGGCCACGGCTACTCCGTGCTCGACGTGGTGCACGCCTTTGAAAAGGTGAACGGAGTCAAGGTGCCCTACAGCATCAAGCCCCGCCGTGCAGGCGACATCGCCACCTGCTACTGCACCCCCGAAAAGGCATACAAGGAACTTGGCTGGAAGGCCCAGTTCGGCATCGAGGAAATGTGCCGCGACGCCTGGAACTGGCAAAAGAACAATCCGAACGGGTACGGCCACCACTAA
- a CDS encoding sodium:alanine symporter family protein, protein METLNSILDSIDGYVWGVPLIVIILFVGFLLTIRLGCMQVLNLPNALRYMLHNEKGGEGEVSSFGALCTALAATIGTGNIVGVATAIGTGGPGALFWMEVAAFLGMATKYAEGLLAVKYRTIGKDGKVLGGPFYYIETGIKERFGWNMKWLAVIFAVFGIGAGLLGIGTITQVNGITSAMARLTPNAPEFINLGGNSVSWTTAIAGLLVTIFAATVIIGGLKRIAKVSTYIVPIMAIIYILACMLLLLLNFAQIPLAIQTIVQAAFNPSAITGGAVGTIFIAMQKGIARGIFSNEAGLGSAPIAAAAAKTKEPVRQGLVCMTGTFFDTIIICTMTGLAIVVSGAWDPKLGLEGVNITMEAFSRGLAIVPAGSVIAPFFLAIALVFFAFTTILGWAYYSEKCLQYLMGGKNEKATLIYRWVYIAAIFIGPYLTVSAVWTSADIFNGLMAFPNLVALILLSGIVSKETKDYLERLHNGHVGD, encoded by the coding sequence CTTAATTCCATTTTGGATTCTATTGACGGCTACGTTTGGGGAGTTCCCCTGATTGTCATTATCCTCTTCGTAGGATTCCTGCTCACTATCCGCCTCGGCTGCATGCAAGTTCTGAACTTGCCCAACGCACTGCGTTACATGCTCCACAACGAAAAAGGCGGCGAAGGCGAAGTTTCGAGTTTTGGCGCCCTCTGCACAGCCCTTGCAGCCACAATCGGCACGGGTAACATCGTGGGTGTCGCCACCGCTATCGGTACAGGTGGTCCGGGCGCCCTCTTCTGGATGGAAGTCGCCGCATTCCTCGGTATGGCCACCAAGTATGCCGAAGGCCTGCTCGCCGTCAAGTACCGCACCATCGGCAAAGACGGCAAGGTTTTGGGAGGCCCGTTCTACTACATCGAAACTGGCATCAAGGAACGCTTTGGCTGGAACATGAAATGGCTCGCTGTCATATTTGCCGTATTCGGCATTGGCGCGGGACTCCTCGGTATAGGCACCATCACTCAGGTGAACGGTATCACCAGCGCCATGGCCCGCCTCACCCCGAACGCCCCTGAATTCATTAACCTCGGTGGCAATTCCGTTTCTTGGACCACCGCCATCGCAGGCCTTTTGGTTACGATTTTTGCAGCAACCGTTATCATCGGCGGCTTAAAGCGCATCGCAAAAGTTTCGACCTACATTGTCCCGATTATGGCGATTATCTACATTCTCGCCTGCATGCTCTTGCTGCTTTTGAACTTCGCCCAGATTCCGCTGGCAATCCAGACAATCGTGCAAGCCGCATTCAACCCGAGCGCCATTACCGGCGGTGCCGTCGGCACCATCTTTATCGCGATGCAGAAGGGTATCGCCCGCGGCATCTTCAGTAACGAAGCAGGCCTCGGTTCTGCCCCAATTGCAGCGGCAGCCGCCAAGACCAAGGAACCGGTTCGTCAGGGTCTCGTCTGCATGACAGGCACCTTCTTCGACACCATTATCATTTGTACCATGACTGGCCTTGCCATCGTGGTTTCGGGCGCATGGGATCCGAAGCTCGGTCTCGAAGGCGTGAACATCACCATGGAAGCCTTCTCCCGCGGCCTTGCCATCGTTCCGGCCGGTTCTGTCATCGCACCGTTCTTCCTCGCCATCGCTTTGGTGTTTTTCGCGTTCACCACGATTCTTGGCTGGGCATACTATTCCGAAAAGTGCCTGCAGTACCTGATGGGCGGCAAGAACGAAAAGGCCACCCTGATTTACCGCTGGGTCTACATCGCCGCTATCTTCATTGGCCCGTACCTCACAGTGAGCGCCGTATGGACCAGTGCCGACATCTTCAACGGCCTCATGGCGTTCCCGAACCTGGTCGCACTGATTCTCTTGAGCGGAATTGTCTCGAAAGAAACCAAGGATTACCTTGAACGCCTCCACAACGGCCACGTGGGCGATTAA